From Solanum lycopersicum chromosome 4, SLM_r2.1:
gagctttgaaaaatgttttccttaatttttgaagggaagtcattttccttaattttgaggaaaatgagttgatttggaaaacattttccaaaacttttgccccaaccaaacatgagaaatttgaaaaacactttccagaaaatattttccttcataccaaacacactcttaaagtttgaaaattttaaattcaaattttaaagttaaattttaaatttcaaactttaaagttataaactttaaatttcaaactcttaaattttgaaaattttaaattcaaactttaaagttttaatttaaaattttctaaattttaaagtttcaaatttagattttcaaactttaaattcaaacttgtaaagtttgaaaattttaaatttataaaatttaaatttcaaactcttaaagtttgaaatttttgaatttaaattttaaagttataaaatttaaaattgactatattaaaaattaaatttaatacaacaatattaaaaaacaattaaggCGAATaacctatatttttattaatttaatattacaattacatttacaaaaatattagtttgaatTAAATATCGAATTATCATACTTTTACTAATAGTTGGTGCCACCATATAAATCCCTTCgtaaatcattcaacatttctttaGTAACATGTCCGGGAATAGGTTGAATAGAAAGatcttccattgcttcaatcCCGTCGTCACTATAATCCTGCATTACTTCATCAACGTCATCCTGAAATTTGTCGGTAGTGGTTAACGACCCAAATTTCTTCCCTCGGCATTAATCCGATCTCGAAATAATATCGATATCTCCAAGCTGTCGGCTGCTAGTGAATGCCTATGTTCTCCAAGTTGAAACCCTCCAAGTTGAAACCTTGCTGCACTAAAGACGCCTTCCGAAGCTACCGACGATGCTTGCATTGCTAATATATCTCGAACCATCGGTACTAGTTTTGGAAATCCTTTGGTGCGATCTCTCCACCATTTGAGAATATCTTTAGTAGGTTctgtaatttgattaatatatgcatcaaaatcatttctattatcGTGAGAAAATTCAAGATAATCCtctaaataattatcaatattattttcatcaaatctaaCCCTAGAGCTTTCATGttcattttcacttgataaatttatattagcattatataaatcatacaattttctagcttcaatttttaagttatctttaacttgttgacaactaggaatttcttctaattcatcattgatatctaagttaaaatatattttttcaaccattcttgATGAACTGAAATCTTTATACATAGGGTGTAACAAACatgcagttaaataaatttgaggaatagaaatataatattttttaaattttataatcattttttcaatggtttgttgaaatcttggtttatttttaaatttatataattttgaaaaaatcatacaaatatcatGCAAAACAGTACAAATTGATGGACTataaagtacatatattttttttatagttaagtaaaaaactttTACGAAATCTATAAGTTCATTTATATCACGCTAATCATTATCATCTAGTCTATATGTCATATCAGAATTATGAGCATTCCAAACCATTTGTAAGGATATTCGATATTCATAAGCGACTACAagcatttcatataaaatattcCATCTAGTAGCCattgtttttttgaaaattttctaggtggaagattattttcaaaacagcgattttgaaaatctttacgccgagacttaacttgacatttaaatataaaatgacatgcattttcAACTTTCGTACATCCGTTATCATACATATTTACACCATTTCTaaccatcaaattatatatatgtgcagtacacctaatatgataattatcaccATAGAAAGGACAAAgtgtagtttttaaatattgaacaaCAGAATTATTACTTGAAGCATTATCTAAGGTtatactacttattttatcacatatttcataactttgtaaaatatctaaaatagtttgagcaatataactaccggttttttgcatttgacaacatttataacctaaaattcttttttgcgTATACTAATTTTCATCAATTCAATTTGCAGTAACAGTCAAATAATCGTTACCATTTACACTACGACCCATATCAGAAGTAATAGCtattttacaagtattataataaaataaacaacgaagatattaaaaatgttgtgcatgataatcaaatacaaccttttttattgtatttctagcaaaacctttaaattttggattatatacaatttgaatgtaATGTATAAAATCGGGATTTTCAGCAAAACTAAATGGCAAacccataacacatatcattttagctagttcttcaagatcttttttTCTACTATATGAAGGTAGTAAACTAGAGCCAGAAACATTAGacggatttaattgtgtttgtacCATTTTAGAGCCGCCTACTCCTACATTTTCAAGAAGGGGGGGTACCGTTTTTTTATCTTCCGCTACCGCTTTAGcatgcaaaaattcatttttacaacaAGACATTAAATGACTACTCAAATGTCCCGTCCCGCCAGATTTGCCaacaattttatgatttaatatatgtttacatttattacaaatagcttGTGTTTTATCTTCGTTTTGTGTCATAAATTGCTAAACAACCGATTTTTTAACACGTTCTACCTTTGCCCTAGGATGTAGTGGGGGAACTCGGGCAGGACAACAAAAGGGAGCGGGACTGGGAGTATTAGTAGCCGTAGGTGGAtcagtttcatcatcatcatgatcatcaaaagtaggcgtatcagtataattatcaatatcattatcattatcattatcactaggcaaatcctcatcaaaattaccaaagcgacgttgtaaatgttcatgataaggatctaatcctgaattactatcaatattaaaaactgtatcatcaacatgtgtataatcatccgtatttattcttaatatagtagattttttagtttttgatttagaagaactaTCGGTTTTTGCATTATCGGAGGATGTAAAGTtacaaatatttcttatacGCTCTAATGCACTTTTTTTCCCTTTCctttttgaacaatatttttgccaaaatccatattaaaaaattaaatgtgagattaaatataatacgaaaaatgttatgcaattatgcaaataataaatcacaaaataattaaataattatttaaaaataaatgaaacgtaaaataaaagttagaacGAATGTACCGAACGTCTACTTAAAAAAGTAGACGTTTATGACCGCCGAAAGCCGAACGTGGAaagtttaaaattgaattttgaagctccaaatcTAATTCCAAAGACTAAGTAAGGCAACACcggaatttaaaatattatatattatagaattagagattagagatagagagtagagagttgagagagtaaaagatgaatagatgattttgtgatttaaaagaatgaaatttaggggtatttataagtaaaaaatgggttaaagtataatttttaaaactttagggTATTAAAAAAGTTAGGGGGTGGGGTAGGGCTCCTATTGAATGAAAATCTACTCAAATAGTCGTTGGGGGGGCCCACTAGTCGTTACCCAACGGCTAGTAATggatctattttttaaaaaaaatttaaccagACCAGACCGGTAATTATCGAAACCGGTAAATTTCGGTATTTACCGATTTCCGTCCTGGTATCTTTTCCGGAATCGGAAATTACCGGTCCTAAACGGTACTAACCGGTACCGAATCGGACCGGGACGGACCGGTCTGAAATCCGGTATGTACCGGTTCCGCTGCCAGGCTTAGGGACAATACCGCAACTACCTGAACACTCTACTAAAACTGTCTATTGAATActgaatgaaataaatgatcTGGAGCCCTCCGAAAGCAATGAGGTCTCACGATAAAAAGTAATCCTAGAGAAGTATTTGTTGCCGATCCTGATCACCTGCATTATTTAAAGATGAATGTCAAATAACGTCAGTATATCGAATGTATGTTATGTAAAATAGTTAAATGAAACACTGGTTAAACTGAAAGAATAACTCATGGAATAGACTGTAAATAGATAGCTGAAAAGTAAAACATGCAAGTGTACTTTAACAACAAAGGTTTACAACATAAAAGTATGTACTAGTAGCAAATcctgaaaataatataatttactaTTCTTAGTTTTTTTGCTCTAAccaaaaatcattaatatgagcATCATGATGATGCAACGTCTTGCACATGTTGTTAGAGTCATCCTATACCATTGCCGGGGTAAAGAACAGGCTTAACTAATGATCCAAACCCCTTACATGGGGTTTTATGAGGAGTCGCCCGAATCAATTGCATATCCTATCCTACGTTGGCGGTGCAATTATAGGTCTTAGATTATTTAAACCTTACCTAactcggtgctcaatactactctcaagACAGTGCAATAACGCTCATAGAAatctttatattgagttaataCTAAAAAAATGCTTCTTTTATGATCATACTGAACTTACCTTTAAAACTGATGCTCTCCTTTAGAACTAGTCATGCTTTTCTTGTGAAAGTAATGCACTTAAAAAGATTAATATACCCTTAGAACTCTTtcttaattacttttttaagaCTTTGATTGTGAAAACAGTGCACAAAAATCAAGGATCAACAATTGGAAGTATACAAAAGACGAAAATCATAGATCATGAGTAAAACCCTAGATTTTCGTCTTACTAATTGAAATATGTATGTAGGGCATGAGGAAGAACTCAATCATTCACTATTATagccttatatatatatacctgaGAGAACAAGAGTTCTCGAAGAAAACTTGATTGAGATTCTTGAAACCCTAGGTTGCTCTTTTTTATTCTTGCTCTATGCTTAGGGCGAAAGATTATGTGAGAGTATACTGAAAGTAATACCATGATATAATCCCCAAATTAGGTACTAAAACATTGGGGGTTTAAATAGCCCCTCTTAGAAACTGTTGGGACCCGTCTTTGAGGGTCATCTACACTCCGTGGTTTAATCTTGTAGAAATCAAGTTGAGTTTCTGAAGTTTGATCTACTCGACCAATCTACTGTCTGTAGTTCCATCTACAGGCTGTAGACATGGTCTGTATAAATCAGGCTAAAAGTCAAGTCTAACTGCTTTGATCTACGAGTCAATCTACGACCCGTAGAAATCTGGCTGAATGCCAACTGTCTCTGAACTCAAGAATTTCACTAACTCTGAACCTGATCTACGACCCTCATCTACGGTCCATGGTTCCTTTTACAGCTCGTTGATGTGGTCCATAAATCTGCATGTTCTGAACTTAAAATATATGAGGTATTACAACAACCATCTATTTTCTGGTAAAATACATTATGATATGTTTCTTTCATACATACAACATTCAATTCTAGCTAGTCTTATACTATACCTTCTAATCGACCTGAATTGCATACTGATGATGATTCATAACTCACTGTTAGTATATATGAGATTTATTTTCAGTTACTTTTTGTATTTGAAGGTGCCTGGAATATAGACTAAAGATCAAACAGAGGCATGGAAGCCCATTGTTGACTCTGTTCATGGCAAAGGCGGTGTCTTTTTTTGTCAGCTTTGGCATCTGGGCCGATTATCCGATTCAACTCTCAACAATTTCATAATGTTTTGGAATGCAGTTAATggatttaatataatataatgctAGCTAGATTCTCATGTTTGCGCTGAAGGTAATTTGACCTAGTCTctttatatggacttaagcaatCCTCGTCTCTCGAGCTAGCTAACTTGTATGGTTAATGTTGAACAATTTTCAGTTCTTGAGCTTATTTTTGTGATTGAGTTGTTCTTGTATTTTGTTCTTTACGATGTGTAGTACCTGAAGACACCAAAGCAACTAAAAGCTAATGAAATCCCTATCATTGTCAACGATTTTAGAATTGCAGCCCGCAATGCCATTGAAGTTGGTAATAACATATCTATTAATTTAACACAACTTTACAACATTGCGCAACTTTTTTACTTGATAACATGTTGTTGTTACTCAAAATGAAGGATTTGATGGAGTCGAGATCAACTCTGCAATCAGCTACATAATCGATCAGTTCTTGAATGATCAAGTCAATGATAAAACCGATGAATATGGTGGAAGCATTGAGAACCGTTGTAGACTTGCTCTCAAAATTGTAGGAGAAGTTGTGGATGAAATTGGATCAGACAGAGTTGATGTAAAACTCTCTCTATTTTCTGAAGTGTATGGAAAAAAAGACTCGAACCCAGAATTTCTATCGACTTATTTGGCTAGTGAACTCACTAAGCTTGGATTTTTATATCTACATGTGTTTGAGCCAAAGGACAAACCTCGTTGCCTAAAATCAATAAGGAGTGCATTGCTTCTGATGGATACAATAAAACCAATGGAGATGAAGCAGTTACTGAAAGTTATGCTGATTTAGTTTCATTTGGACGTTTGTTTTTGGCAAATCCTGATTTGCCTAAACGTTTTGAAGCGAATGCACCGTTGAACAAACATGACAGGAGCACTTTCTTTAAGACTGATCCAGTTGTTGAAATATCTTGTTAATTTGGTTATAGTCTTTGTGAAAAACCATATTTTGCTTGGACTCTTAAAAAATGTCTACAGATTGAATCTCTAAAATTAGTGCAGTCTGAGCAATGTAAATGAAAAGTAATGTTGCTTGCTTCTTGTtgaaaaagggggggggggggtattgTTTTCGAAACAATAAAAGGAAACTTACTTTGTAATGATGTATTCAAGAAAAAAGTTGTGTACTTCTATGTACCTTTAATATTTGCTTATAATCTTTGATCATTGTCtaccatttattttttttgttttttcatatatCCGGAGTTTGAACCCGATACTTCAAGTGGACGTATTTTCCTAATGAAATATTCACAGCACAAGTGGTAGGCTATCACTCTTTTATTTTCCCAATTTATATGAATTAAACCAGCTCTTCTCACTTCcatttatttcacttttcttccCTATACTATGCTTCACTTTCTCTTGGTGTATTTGcataaagattcaatctttttgGTGTTTCGATTAATGGGTTGCTCCGTTTCTCGTTCCTATCATGACTTTGCTACTAGAGATGTATCAAACTCACATTCATCTCCAGTTTCAAACAGCATTCTTCCTACCGACACCTCTAATTCACCATCCACCTCTTTGTAAAGGGGACACCAATCACTTAGTTTCACTCACTTCCTCTACCTATGGATCACTTGATCATCGAGTTCTAGACAACCCCACCACATCTCCTGATGCAACAATCAACACTTGGGAGCTAATGGAAGGCCTAGATGACATAGATTTTTGTATGGTTCCGTCCCCTGTATATGATATTCAGAAAGAATTGGTGAAGTCTAATGAGCATCCGAGTACGAAGCCATTATGGAAGCATTTGTCTGAGGAATCATTGTTGGTGAAAATGGATCCTAATGTAACTTTAAGTTATAGAAAAGCATTGTATTCTTCCAACCAATATAGGCATGATCAGGGTTTGAGCTCATTTTCGCGTAATACTGATCATATCTACTTAAAAGGTACTGAAGATAAGGTGGTTGTGTATTTTACTAGTCTAAGGGGAATCAGGAAGACTTATGAAGATTGTTGTTCCGTGCATATGATCTTTAAAGGGGTTCGTGTATGTGTAGATGAAAGGGATATCTCTATGGATTCATCGTATAGAAAAGAGTT
This genomic window contains:
- the LOC101262204 gene encoding LOW QUALITY PROTEIN: uncharacterized protein At5g39865 (The sequence of the model RefSeq protein was modified relative to this genomic sequence to represent the inferred CDS: substituted 1 base at 1 genomic stop codon); this encodes MTLLLEMYQTHIHLQFQTAFFLPTPLIHHPPLCKGDTNHLVSLTSSTYGSLDHRVLDNPTTSPDATINTWELMEGLDDIDFCMVPSPVYDIQKELVKSNEHPSTKPLWKHLSEESLLVKMDPNVTLSYRKALYSSNQYRHDQGLSSFSRNTDHIYLKGTEDKVVVYFTSLRGIRKTYEDCCSVHMIFKGVRVCVDERDISMDSSYRKELQDALQGKTLSLPQVFIRGKYIGGLEEITXLHDTRELAKLLEGFAFMNDGFTCESCGEVRFVSCPSCNGSQKFFKEEEGKSMRCPHCNENGLIRCPECCP